One Sparus aurata chromosome 5, fSpaAur1.1, whole genome shotgun sequence genomic window carries:
- the rnf181 gene encoding E3 ubiquitin-protein ligase RNF181: MASYFDEHDCEPTNAEEQYRQNALLELARSLMQGLDLLDSGTFDLSDWDQRLPPPAAKTAVQTLTVVVISPEQADKGLKCPVCLLEFEEQETVREMPCKHLFHAGCILPWLGKTNSCPLCRLELPTDNPEYEEFKKDKERRKQREHRLEDLHGAMYT, translated from the exons ATGGCTTCCTACTTTGATGAACACGACTGTGAGCCCACGAACGCTGAGGAGCAGTATCGACAGAACGCTCTCCTCGAGCTGGCCAG GTCTCTGATGCAGGGCCTGGACCTGCTGGACTCGGGCACGTTCGACCTCTCGGACTGGGACCAGCGACTTCCTCCTCCGGCTGCCAAAACTGCAGTTCAGACTCTGACTGTGGTCGTCATTTCTCCAGAACAAGCAG ATAAAGGTCTCAAGTGTCCCGTGTGTTTGCTGGAGTTCGAGGAACAGGAGACGGTTCGAGAGATGCCTTGTAAACACCTTTTCCATGCAGGATGTATTCTGCCCTGGCTGGGGAAG ACGAACTCCTGTCCGCTCTGCCGACTTGAATTACCGACCGACAATCCAGAATATGAGGAGTTTAAAAAAGACAAG gagagaagaaaacagcGGGAGCACCGGCTGGAAGACCTCCATGGAGCCATGTACACATGA